A genomic window from Lotus japonicus ecotype B-129 chromosome 1, LjGifu_v1.2 includes:
- the LOC130736093 gene encoding glycine-rich RNA-binding protein 3, mitochondrial-like, with amino-acid sequence MALFGRVGNILKQATTRKINSELCSFPSGFQAIRCFSNSPSTKLFIGGVSYNTDDQSLEEAFSKYGQVLDARIIKDRESGRSRGFGFVTFSTLEEASSAIQGVDGQDLHGRQVKVNFANERPRAYPGSYGNSPYGNAGGNATGVLNTTGYPGDVYESDSNPGNRAGNNYGTDDNTRSSGGGYGYGSFPSGNTYNDGTSGGYCVNNGNYAAAAGVGESNTVNYGSAPGGGYGNYGTAAPGIGNRYNYDNSAVFGSSGNNFNVAGGGSSSEYPGSAMGYGTFGMGTGGDFGGGAGGGGGDGGCA; translated from the exons ATGGCTTTATTTGGAAGAGTTGGGAATATACTAAAGCAAGCAACGACTAGGAAGATCAATTCAGAGTTATGTTCATTCCCATCTGGTTTCCAGGCTATACGGTgcttttcaaattctccaagtACTAAGCTGTTCATAGGAG GTGTTTCATATAATACTGATGACCAAAGTTTGGAGGAAGCTTTCTCAAAATATGGTCAAGTTCTTGATG CTAGGATAATTAAGGATCGCGAGTCCGGTAGGTCAAGAGGATTTGGTTTTGTTACTTTCTCTACTCTTGAGGAGGCATCAAGTGCCATTCAGGGAGTGGATGGACAG gaTCTACATGGTCGTCAGGTTAAGGTAAATTTTGCTAATGAAAGACCCCGTGCATATCCAGGTAGTTACGGTAACTCTCCATATGGGAATGCCGGTGGCAATGCGACTGGAGTTTTAAATACTACTGGATATCCTGGAGATGTCTATGAATCGGATAGCAATCCTGGTAACCGTGCTGGCAATAACTATGGTACTGATGACAATACCAGAAGTTCTGGTGGTGGTTATGGTTATGGCAGCTTTCCTAGTGGAAACACTTACAATGATGGAACTAGTGGAGGTTACTGTGTCAACAATGGAAATTATGCTGCTGCTGCGGGTGTTGGAGAGAGTAATACTGTTAACTATGGTAGTGCTCCTGGTGGTGGTTATGGTAACTACGGCACTGCTGCGCCCGGAATTGGCAATCGTTATAATTATGACAATTCTGCTGTATTTGGCAGCAGTGGTAATAATTTTAATGTtgctggtggtggcagcagCAGTGAATACCCTGGAAGTGCCATGGGGTATGGTACCTTTGGTATGGGTACTGGTGGTGACTTTGGTGGTggtgctggtggtggtggtggtgatggtggatgTGCTTAA
- the LOC130736211 gene encoding uncharacterized protein LOC130736211, with protein sequence MDLWVVAAAAGAGYLAKYWNKISKDGDSSYRLSSEDSNFENPESSSCPFSLLKQARKGELGKDVSLDRRASKGKSSDVDLPDDLVTGEVASNIRHFQNYSNSDVLSISNLVVPLSQSDGNFKNFEDGIEQSSNIGGNHGFFVPDSSAKVVPVHNSSGHKTFLRTRNLSGHISKPLNSLESCFMAQLYKEHAKIEEYVFSPLSSSSTTTRSLLVSNGSQIINHANDISLSASFGIKEYKLHKDASQVRDENVFGIPSLPKLRTSNEAKKMKLNAFTGRSRRLSSSGDLFSGKLIHTHCDPTFLFSLGISFGMIASIVENKKEMDSLRELLKQTENLVQDLQEELEMKDSLTVKEINNENYGSQDTCDHSSYDKELNEFSPEKHMDNSPRINCKESYDKAELSSESISKIEAELEAELERLGLDMNASSLEGKLSELVELEPEFVADFAKGELRVETVGGKNFVHPKSNEVANDTTPLPGNYAVLPHELSLRLHEVIQSQLEQRVKELESALENSQRKIRLMESEREGNSQKGDSLTSGNLFTYEDCDTMSQPLVLNLSGEALDAYNEAYEELIRINDSEENSPSGTHDSDHKEGLHSLDWNALEVQHDGENCSTPYSTINGRRLSGELSSTQVTMFEGQSSRIYELNDIGDESCDGDNEVERQLIRQIVERSKKGSSVFQNAQKMLYSMDDDEH encoded by the exons ATGGATTTGTGGGTTGTTGCAGCTGCTGCTGGAGCTGGGTATTTGGCTAAATATTGGAACAAGATTTCAAAAGATGGTGATAGCTCTTATCGTTTGTCTTCGGAGGATTCAAATTTTGAGAATCCTGAGTCCTCGAGCTGCCCCTTCTCCTTACTTAAACAAGCGCGGAAGGGTGAATTGGGTAAAGATGTTTCTTTAGATAGAAGGGCTTCAAAGGGGAAGTCTTCAGATGTGGACTTGCCGGATGATCTTGTGACAGGAGAAGTGGCTTCTAACATTAGGCACTTCCAGAATTACAGCAACAGTGATGTCCTATCGATATCGAACTTAGTAGTACCGTTATCACAAAGTGACGGTAACTTCAAGAATTTTGAAGACGGAATTGAACAAAGCTCCAATATTGGTGGCAATCATGGTTTCTTTGTTCCTGATTCTTCTGCCAAAGTGGTTCCTGTTCATAACTCTTCTGGACATAAAACCTTTCTCAGGACTAGAAATTTGTCTGGGCACATTAGTAAACCTTTAAATTCCTTAGAAAGTTGTTTTATGGCTCAGCTATACAAAGAGCATGCCAAAATAGAAGAATACGTCTTTAGTCCTCTTTCATCGTCATCCACGACAACGAGGTCacttcttgtaagcaatggaAGCCAAATAATCAACCATGCAAATGATATTTCGTTAAGTGCATCATTTGGGATCAAGGAATATAAGTTGCATAAAGACGCCAGTCAAGTAAGAGATGAAAATGTATTTGGGATTCCTTCCTTACCCAAACTCAGGACTTCAAATGAAGCGAAGAAGATGAAATTAAATGCATTCACTGGGCGAAGCAGAAGATTGAGCTCTTCCGGAGATTTGTTTAGCGGAAAACTCATCCATACTCATTGTG ATCCAACATTTCTCTTCAGTCTTGGGATTTCTTTCGGGATGATAGCTTCCATCgtggaaaataaaaaagaaatggaTAGCCTAAGAGAACTGTTGAAGCAGACTGAAAACTTGGTTCAAGATCTACAAGAGGAActagaaatgaaagattcattGACTGTGAAGGagataaataatgaaaattatgGTTCCCAGGATACATGTGATCATTCCTCCTATGATAAGGAGCTAAATGAATTTTCCCCTGAAAAGCATATGGATAACTCTCCAAGAATTAACTGCAAAGAATCATATGATAAGGCAGAACTAAGTTCAGAATCTATAAGCAAGATTGAAGCTGAGCTTGAAGCTGAACTTGAGAGACTGGGGTTGGACATGAATGCATCAAGCCTGGAAGGAAAATTATCTGAGCTTGTTGAG CTTGAACCAGAGTTTGTGGCTGATTTTGCCAAGGGTGAGTTGCGAGTGGAGACTGTAGGTGGCAAAAACTTTGTACATCCAAAATCGAATGAGGTTGCCAACGACACCACACCTCTCCCTGGAAACTATGCAGTTTTGCCTCATGAGCTGAGTTTGCGTTTGCATGAAGTTATACAATCTCAACTTGAGCAACGCGTGAAAGAGCTTGAGAGTGCCCTTGAAAACAGCCAGAGGAAAATACGGCTCATGGAATCAGAGCGTGAGGGTAATTCACAGAAGGGAGATTCCCTTACTAGTGGAAACCTGTTCACTTATGAAGACTGTGACACTATGTCACAGCCTTTAGTCCTCAATTTATCAGGTGAAGCTCTAGATGCATACAATGAGGCCTATGAAGAACTAATAAGGATAAATGACTCTGAAGAAAATTCACCATCAGGCACCCATGATAGTGACCACAAAGAAGGTTTGCATTCACTTGATTGGAATGCTTTAGAGGTTCAGCATGATGGAGAAAATTGTTCCACACCTTACTCAACAATTAATGGAAGGAGACTCTCAGGGGAGCTCTCTTCTACCCAGGTGACAATGTTCGAAGGTCAAAGTTCTAGGATCTATGAGTTAAATGATATAGGAGATGAAAGTtgtgatggtgataatgaggtgGAAAGGCAATTGATTAGGCAAATTGTTGAAAGGTCTAAGAAAGGTTCTTCTGTTTTTCAAAATGCACAAAAGATGTTGTATTCTATGGATGATGATGAACATTGA